A window of Chaetodon auriga isolate fChaAug3 chromosome 2, fChaAug3.hap1, whole genome shotgun sequence contains these coding sequences:
- the cidec gene encoding cell death activator CIDE-3 — MDYAMKSLSLLTPSSLSKCVTASVSASASMTQQLLSGRAPRPRPFRVTNADRSVKKGIMADTLEDLMNKVSDSLSVLCVSALVLDEDGTGVDTEEFFQTLPENAVLMVLEKGQKWTPHTNSPPRDRLSECRPQHRTDVAKLTFDLYKNSPKDFIGCLNVKATLYGVYSVSYDLRCYAAKNMLREALRWTIFSMQATGHILLGSSCYIEQLLEEEERAEKSLALPQESRIRQLQSMLLGKISH; from the exons ATGGATTACGCCATGAAGTCGCTCAGCCTTCTGACTCCGTCTTCCCTCTCCAA GTGCGTGACAGCCAGTGTCTCAGCCAGCGCTTCTATGACCCAGCAGCTCCTGTCGGGTCGAGCTCCTCGTCCAAGGCCCTTCAGGGTCACGAATGCTGACCGCAGTGTGAAGAAGGGCATCATGGCAGACACGCTCGAAGACCTGATGAACAAG GTCAGCGACTCTTTGAGCGTACTGTGTGTCAGCGCCCTGGTGCTGGATGAAGACGGCACAGGGGTGGACACAGAGGAGTTCTTCCAGACGCTCCCTGAAAACGCTGTCCTCATGGTCCTGGAGAAGGGCCAGAAGTGGAccccacataca AACAGCCCCCCCAGAGATCGGCTCAGTGAGTGCAGGCCGCAGCACCGGACAGATGTGGCCAAGCTGACTTTTGACCTCTACAAGAACAGCCCCAAGGATTTCATTGGCTGCCTGAACGTGAAAGCAACCCTGTACGGTGTTTATTCGGTGTCCTATGACCTGCGCTGCTACGCTGCCAAAAACATGCTGAG GGAGGCTCTGCGATGGACCATCTTCTCCATGCAGGCCACAGGCCACATCCTGCTGGGCTCCTCCTGCTACATTGAACagctgttggaggaggaggagcgagcGGAGAAGAGCCTGGCGCTGCCACAGGAAAGCCGGATcaggcagctgcagagcatgCTGCTGGGAAAGATATCTCACTGA